A stretch of Lepidochelys kempii isolate rLepKem1 chromosome 14, rLepKem1.hap2, whole genome shotgun sequence DNA encodes these proteins:
- the LOC140898067 gene encoding uncharacterized protein, whose translation MKDRGHNRDPKQCHVKLKELRQAYQKTREANSRSGSEPQTCRFYDELQAILGGSATTTPAVLFDSFNGDGGNTEAGFGDEEDDEEEEVVDSSQQASGETGFPDSQELFLTLDLEPVPPEPTQGCLLDPAGGEGTSAACVSMITGSSPSQRLVKLRKKKKRTRDEMFSELMLSSHTDRAQTNAWRQIMSECRKAQNDREERWRAEESKWRAEDRAEAQMWRQRDERRQDSMLRLLQDQTSMLQCMVELQQRQLEHRLPLLPLCNQPPSSPSSIASTPRCPRTRWGGLRPTSHSTTEDCPKKRRLSFNKF comes from the exons atgaaggacagaggccataacagggacccgaagcagtgccacgtgaaactgaaggagctgaggcaagcctaccagaaaaccagagaggcgaacagccgctctgggtcagagccccaaacatgccgcttctatgatgagctgcaggccattttagggggttcagccaccactaccccagccgtgttgtttgactccttcaatggagatggaggcaatacggaagcaggttttggggacgaagaagatgatgaggaggaggaggttgtagatagctcacagcaagcaagcggagaaaccggttttcccgacagccaggaactgtttctcaccctagacctggagccagtaccccccgaacccacccaaggctgcctcctggacccagcaggcggagaagggacctctg ctgcatgtgtttcaatgatcacaggatcttctccttcccagaggctagtgaagcttagaaagaaaaaaaaacgcactcgcgatgaaatgttctccgagctcatgctgtcctcccacactgacagagcacagacgaatgcgtggaggcaaataatgtcagagtgcaggaaagcacaaaatgaccgggaggagaggtggcgggctgaagagagtaagtggcgggctgaagacagggctgaagctcaaatgtggcggcagcgtgatgagaggaggcaggattcaatgctgaggctgctgcaggaccaaaccagtatgctccagtgtatggttgagctgcagcaaaggcagctggagcacagactgccactgctgcccctctgtaaccaaccgccctcctccccaagttccatagcctccacacccagatgcccaagaacgcggtgggggggcctccggccaaccagccactccaccacagaggattgcccaaaaaaaagaaggctgtcattcaataaattttaa